The window CGGCACGGTCGCCTTGATCTCCCGCCAATGGGCGCCTTCGGTGGACATGGGGCGATTGTAACACGGAACCGGGCAGGGCTCCACTCCGACTCGGAAAATCATTGCACCCATTCTGCAAAGAGAATCAGGCCGCTGGAGTCGAGAGGCTCCATCCTTCGCTGATTTCGGAGTGATTCGAAAATCAGCGAATGGCACCTGCTTTGCTACTCTCTTAGGAGTAATTCCGAGCAAAGGCCGACCATCATTCAATCGGAATAGACCCTCTCTGTAAGAAAGAACTTGTGAACCCTGTTTCCTCTCGCCGTCTTATCTCGTTTCGATTCAAACGCACCCCCTCTTTCCGGGTCTTCGCGCCATTTTTCTTGTCACTCTCCCTCATCGCCTGCGGGAGCGGCGCCTCAACCTCTTCACCCAATCCCAAACTGCCCGATTCCCGATCGAAGCAGCCGGCTATCTCGGAGATACAGATCGCGCCGACGGAGACGACTCTCCTGGTCGGAGAGATCCGGCCGTTCGCGGCGACCGTCCTGGATGGCGCGGGCGAAGCGGTGATGGGGGTCGAGGTTTCCTGGAGGATCGCCGATCCGGAGGTGGGGCAGGTCGCCTCGGATGGCTCCGTGAAGGGACTTAATGTAGGAACAACAACCTTGACCGCCTTCATCGGAGAGGTCACCAGCAACGAAGCGTTTTTGGAGGTCGTGTCGCCCCCCCGGACCCCCCTCCCCGTCGACTCGATCGATTTGGACGGCCTTTCTCAGCCGCTCTTCGTCGGCAACGAGATCCGGCTCGTTGCAACGGCGAGGGATGCCGACGGGAAATCGATCCCCGGCGTGATCGTTACATGGAGTTCCAGCGCGCCGGGAATCGTATCGATCGATTCGAGCGGATCGGCAACGGCCCAGGCGGCCGGAAGCGCCACCGTCACCGCGACGGCGGAGAACGGCGTCAGCGGGTCGATGGTCGTGATCGTGCGCGACGATAATCTGAAACCGTCGGCGGAGATTGCCACCACCGCGAGGAGCGGGATCGCCCCCCTCACCGTCACCTTCGACGCCACGGGATCGTCCGACCCCGACGGTTCGATTCTCTCCTATACTTGGACCTTCGGAGACGGCTCCCCCCCGGGCAAAGGGGCGGTGATTGATCACACCTATCAAAACGCCGGCGAGTTCAAGGCCACCCTCGACGTCGCCGACAACAGAGGCGCCACCGGGACGGCGTCCGTCGCCATCACCGTGCATTCTCCCTCTCCCCCGCCCCCTCCAGGATCAGGTTGGCGGCCCAAGGGGATCAACGGCGATCTCTTCGGGGTCCACTTCGTTTCCCCCACCGAGGGATGGGCCGTCGGACTCAACGAGGTGATCGCATACACGACCGATGGCGGCGCCACCTGGACACTTCAGGAAAATCTGGTCTTCACCGGATCGCCCTCTCCCGAAGCCGCGCCGATCGACTTCTACGACGTCTTTTTTACCGATGCCCGAACCGGCTGGGCGGTCGGCTGGCCGGAGGCGATCTTCAAGACGACCGACGGCGGGGCGACCTGGGTGGAGCAGCACCTGCATCGCGGCTACTGGGGTGATCGCAACGGAGACGGAACGTGGGATCAGCGAGACTGGTGCACGACTTGGAACAGCGCCGATCAGTACTGCAGCAGAAAGGTCGGCGTCTACCTGCGCAAGGTCGTGTTTGCCGACAGCCGGCATGGGTGGACCGTCGGGCGCTTCGGGTTTATCTTCAAGACCGACGACGGCGGGGCGACCTGGCGGGCGATCCCGCAGACCGGCGCCGTCCGCCCCCTTCCGGTGCCGTGCACCTATCCGGCGGGACATTCGCAGGCCGGTCAGCCGCGGCCGGACGTGGTTTCTTACAATCCCCATCTCTTTACGGTCGATGTCATCAGTCCGAATGAGGTCTGGATCGGCGGCGGATCGGAGGCGGACGAGCCGTGCGCGACGGGGTGGCTTCGGATGCTCGGGCACACCACCGACGGCGGGCAGACGTGGCGGTTCCTCTACGAGGCCGAAAACGGCGGGCAGCTCGAAGGAAACGGTCGTCTCTTTGACATCAAGTTCAGCCGGAATGTGGACGGCTCGGCGGGGCCGATCGGCTGGGCGGTCGGGGGAAACGGCACGGCCCGCGCCAATGCTCTCCAGACAACCGACGGGGGTCAAACATGGCGCCAGGTAAGATCGGCGTCGAACTTCTCCAACGCCTATTACGGTCTTGCCCTCCTCTCCCCCTCCGACATTTGGATGGCGGGGTGGGGCGGGCTGATTCTCCACAGCAGTGACGGGGGAGCAAGCTGGCGGCAGCAGACAAGCGGGACGTCCAGCCAGCTGCGCCGGGTCTTTTTCTTCGATAAGAACCACGGCTGGATCGCCGGTCAAGGCCAGGTCTTCCGAACCGTGTCAGGAGGAGACTGACAAGCCCCCCTCTTTCGAGGGGATTGCCCAAAATTAATTTATCCCATAAAGTGATATACAATATCGGGGAGAAATGATCGCCGGATCGTCTCCCTTCTTTCATCACGAAGAAGAAAAAGCGTTTCATCGGAGGAGCCGTTAACATGTTCACCCCCTTTGTTCAGTTACGGATTTATTTTAAAATCTGGCTGCTCCAACGCGCGGTCCGGGCCCTGGAGGCCAAAGCCGCCAAGCCGGCGGTGGTTCAGAACACCACCGATTTTCAGAGATAATCTCTCCCGACCCCTCCTCCCCCGCAAGATAAAAATCACGCACTTTCATGCATGTTGATCCAAAACTTCCCGGGCCCCGGTACGTCTCATCCTCTTCCGCTCACCCCGTTTCTGTAATGTCCCTTCCAAATCAGGCCGCCTCATCCCCTCTCCCTCTCTTCTTCCTGCCGAACCGCAAGAAGGGGGAGGACGGGCGCCTCCATCCGGTACGGATATTGCTCTTTAATAAAGCAAGAAGTCTCACTTATGACCGACAGGGAGGGTTCGATGCGTAGGAGGATCAGCGATTCGGTTATCGTCATTACCGGTGCATCAAGCGGTATCGGCCGCGCCGCCGCGCTGGCCTTCTCGAAAAAGGGAGCATCGGTCGTCATCGCCGCTCGGCGGGAGCAACCGTTGCGTGAAATTGTCACGCAATGCAAAAACTTGGGAGGACGGGCCCTCGCGGTGCCGACCGACGTGACCGATGAAGCGGCCGTTCGGAATCTGGCGC of the Candidatus Manganitrophus noduliformans genome contains:
- a CDS encoding YCF48-related protein — protein: MNPVSSRRLISFRFKRTPSFRVFAPFFLSLSLIACGSGASTSSPNPKLPDSRSKQPAISEIQIAPTETTLLVGEIRPFAATVLDGAGEAVMGVEVSWRIADPEVGQVASDGSVKGLNVGTTTLTAFIGEVTSNEAFLEVVSPPRTPLPVDSIDLDGLSQPLFVGNEIRLVATARDADGKSIPGVIVTWSSSAPGIVSIDSSGSATAQAAGSATVTATAENGVSGSMVVIVRDDNLKPSAEIATTARSGIAPLTVTFDATGSSDPDGSILSYTWTFGDGSPPGKGAVIDHTYQNAGEFKATLDVADNRGATGTASVAITVHSPSPPPPPGSGWRPKGINGDLFGVHFVSPTEGWAVGLNEVIAYTTDGGATWTLQENLVFTGSPSPEAAPIDFYDVFFTDARTGWAVGWPEAIFKTTDGGATWVEQHLHRGYWGDRNGDGTWDQRDWCTTWNSADQYCSRKVGVYLRKVVFADSRHGWTVGRFGFIFKTDDGGATWRAIPQTGAVRPLPVPCTYPAGHSQAGQPRPDVVSYNPHLFTVDVISPNEVWIGGGSEADEPCATGWLRMLGHTTDGGQTWRFLYEAENGGQLEGNGRLFDIKFSRNVDGSAGPIGWAVGGNGTARANALQTTDGGQTWRQVRSASNFSNAYYGLALLSPSDIWMAGWGGLILHSSDGGASWRQQTSGTSSQLRRVFFFDKNHGWIAGQGQVFRTVSGGD